From Butyricimonas paravirosa, one genomic window encodes:
- a CDS encoding histidine kinase produces the protein MRTFKGFIIKCVLFLVPFFVLAGIYFYDDPFKVLREYKKYDNDPIFLNEDYIGWKTYKNYRDSLHFDSFILGNSCTMAFLTSDWEKYLNGSKAIRLYGTAERLAAVHRKVMTLDKEEEHIANVLLIVDATLLREYQLSTGYMHLLPPEVSGMNKFKFQSQFAQEFFNPKFLVSYMDYRVCRRYRNYMRGIVNPDKNIRNVVTNDLWNPREHEIEQLGEHYWEKHKKRFRPRLGEERVHPPVLMKPQIKLLSEIAKVFQDHHTKYKIIISPEYKQIRLNPADVEQLKEIFGAENVYDFSGINKYTNNIRNYYEGSHYRPCLGRQLLDSVYATHETTD, from the coding sequence ATGAGAACTTTCAAAGGATTTATAATAAAATGCGTGCTTTTTCTTGTTCCCTTCTTTGTCCTCGCGGGGATCTACTTTTACGATGATCCCTTCAAAGTCCTGCGGGAATATAAAAAATATGACAATGACCCGATCTTCCTGAACGAAGATTACATCGGTTGGAAGACATACAAGAATTATCGGGATTCCCTGCACTTCGATTCCTTCATCCTAGGGAATTCCTGCACCATGGCATTTCTGACCTCCGACTGGGAGAAATACCTCAACGGGAGCAAGGCCATCCGGTTATACGGAACAGCAGAACGACTAGCTGCCGTACACCGGAAAGTGATGACTCTTGACAAGGAAGAGGAGCATATTGCAAATGTTTTACTTATCGTCGATGCCACCCTATTGCGAGAATATCAGTTATCCACGGGCTACATGCACCTACTTCCCCCGGAAGTCAGCGGGATGAATAAATTCAAGTTCCAATCTCAGTTCGCACAAGAATTCTTCAACCCAAAATTTCTGGTTTCCTACATGGATTACCGGGTATGCCGACGCTACCGCAATTACATGAGAGGAATCGTGAATCCCGACAAAAACATCCGCAATGTTGTCACAAACGACTTGTGGAACCCGCGGGAACACGAGATAGAACAACTCGGTGAACATTACTGGGAAAAACATAAAAAGAGATTCCGCCCCCGTCTCGGGGAAGAACGGGTTCACCCTCCGGTACTGATGAAACCACAAATCAAACTGTTATCGGAAATCGCAAAAGTATTCCAGGATCACCACACGAAGTATAAAATCATCATTAGCCCGGAATACAAACAAATACGTCTGAACCCGGCGGATGTGGAACAATTGAAAGAAATATTCGGAGCTGAAAACGTTTATGACTTTTCCGGCATCAACAAGTACACAAATAACATCCGGAATTACTACGAAGGCTCCCATTATCGCCCCTGTCTCGGACGCCAACTACTGGATAGCGTGTATGCCACGCACGAAACAACTGACTAA
- a CDS encoding MBOAT family O-acyltransferase, translating into MMFLSLPFVVLFTCCLILYYTVKGSYQKPVLLLTSCIFVGYFNIAYLLIAALIAAITFYWGRWIGMQEQENKRRRVFVGGIVFLVLFLVAFKYLNFIGENIAVLLGWFGVDWKGAITSVFFPLGISFYTFQALGYLIDVYWEEEEPERSLPDFMLYMLFFMKFLSGPIERAFDMLPQLKIEKRFDYDTVTYGLKLMLIGLMKKVLIADRLAPHLDNIFASVQDASGAQLLLAGLLYPIELYADFSGYTDMAIGGAMMFGYRLSPNFNRPFVAKTITDFWRRWHMSLSFWVRDYLYQPIAASKRYWGQWGIVYALVVTFVLLGVWHGAGWNYVIYGLIQGLIISYEMVTVAYRNKVETSVGKHVFGAYSILRTYLLFAFSLLFFRLPSLSDAGYMISHLSFNLHTSIKELRLGMTDQECIVAGAAVVVLFLYEYFMSKRDLLQALSERHRIIRWGVYYLLVLLMFLFGQFGSEDFIYLQF; encoded by the coding sequence ATGATGTTTCTCTCTCTACCGTTTGTCGTTCTGTTTACTTGTTGCCTGATCCTATATTACACGGTAAAAGGCAGCTACCAGAAACCGGTCCTGTTACTAACCAGTTGCATCTTTGTCGGTTATTTCAACATCGCATACCTACTGATAGCCGCACTCATTGCGGCAATAACCTTCTACTGGGGGCGCTGGATCGGGATGCAGGAACAGGAAAACAAACGCCGGAGAGTCTTCGTCGGGGGAATCGTCTTTCTCGTCCTGTTCCTCGTGGCATTCAAGTACCTCAATTTCATCGGGGAAAACATTGCCGTACTACTCGGTTGGTTCGGCGTGGACTGGAAAGGAGCCATCACCTCTGTTTTCTTCCCGTTGGGAATCTCGTTCTATACCTTCCAAGCACTCGGCTATCTTATTGATGTCTACTGGGAAGAGGAAGAACCTGAACGCTCACTACCGGACTTCATGCTCTATATGCTATTTTTCATGAAATTCCTTTCCGGACCGATCGAACGGGCCTTCGATATGCTCCCGCAGTTGAAAATCGAGAAACGTTTCGACTACGACACGGTTACCTACGGCCTGAAACTCATGCTGATCGGTTTGATGAAAAAAGTCCTGATCGCCGACCGGCTGGCTCCGCATCTGGATAATATATTTGCCTCCGTACAAGATGCTTCCGGGGCGCAGCTATTACTCGCCGGGTTACTGTATCCGATCGAACTTTATGCCGATTTCTCCGGTTACACGGATATGGCTATCGGTGGGGCCATGATGTTCGGTTATCGTCTGTCTCCGAACTTTAATCGTCCGTTTGTGGCAAAGACAATCACCGACTTTTGGCGCCGCTGGCATATGTCCCTCTCCTTCTGGGTCAGGGATTACCTTTACCAACCCATCGCGGCAAGTAAACGATATTGGGGACAGTGGGGCATCGTCTACGCTCTTGTGGTCACCTTCGTGTTACTCGGCGTGTGGCACGGGGCTGGTTGGAACTATGTGATATACGGGTTAATCCAAGGACTTATCATCAGCTACGAGATGGTGACCGTGGCCTACCGGAATAAAGTGGAAACAAGCGTGGGGAAACACGTGTTCGGGGCTTACTCTATCCTCCGGACCTACCTGCTCTTCGCGTTCTCCCTGCTATTTTTCCGTCTGCCCTCGTTATCCGATGCCGGGTACATGATCAGTCACCTCTCCTTCAACCTGCACACCTCGATTAAAGAACTGCGACTAGGGATGACCGACCAAGAATGTATCGTTGCCGGGGCTGCCGTCGTAGTGCTTTTCTTATACGAATACTTTATGTCGAAACGGGACCTGTTACAAGCCTTGAGCGAGCGTCACAGAATCATACGCTGGGGGGTCTACTACCTGCTCGTACTACTCATGTTCCTATTCGGACAATTCGGATCTGAAGATTTCATTTATTTACAGTTTTAG
- a CDS encoding acyl carrier protein, protein METEEILHELDTIFRDILKNENITLTPETTAKDVDGWDSLTNMRLITAIEKHYNIRFGLREILKFKHVGDLCASIQAKKK, encoded by the coding sequence ATGGAAACCGAAGAAATCTTACACGAACTGGACACGATTTTTCGTGACATTCTAAAAAACGAAAACATCACGTTAACTCCCGAGACCACGGCAAAAGACGTGGACGGCTGGGATTCTCTGACGAATATGCGCCTCATCACGGCCATCGAAAAACATTACAACATTCGTTTCGGCCTGCGTGAAATACTGAAATTCAAACACGTGGGTGACCTGTGCGCGTCCATCCAAGCTAAAAAGAAGTAG
- a CDS encoding amino acid adenylation domain-containing protein codes for MKEMDMIKDIVRAYRNYPDYVAFVIDDTSYTYQEVFARVQGIMPFVQDCPEDIIGIIAEDYIETYASILAVLLAEKTYVILHPNYPDSRNRTIVESTGMKQVLYGHESGTRQGLPNEIKCISTLELRDENTDHLTGEQTQDTNKNAYIIFTSGSTGIPKGVPISRKNLNAFYAAYHQLGWQLGPTDRMLQMFELTFDVSVVSTLYPLTLGASVYTVGTSKLKYMRVYELMEDEELTFVAMPPSLLQFLSPYFDEIHVPTLKYLIVTAEAANADLLQRFRACAPNAEFVNLYGPTEATIYCTAYRIPPEGCKQHNGMIAIGHPFTGIDTLIMDEKEIPMQTGEQGELWVSGEQVMRGYWQDEDKSRQAFARFNGKVYYKTGDLCSVDPDGDIIYRGRKDYQVKVQGFRVELSEIEYRTKKFFPNETNAVVVPKKEDDGGCQLHLFVGTTPHERDALLHYLKEHLPVYMLPTEVHFLEEFPLNTSGKIDRKALTTLI; via the coding sequence ATGAAGGAAATGGACATGATTAAAGACATCGTCCGGGCTTACAGAAATTACCCGGATTATGTGGCTTTTGTAATTGATGATACCTCTTACACCTATCAAGAGGTATTTGCCCGAGTGCAAGGAATTATGCCCTTCGTGCAGGATTGCCCGGAAGACATTATCGGAATCATCGCGGAAGATTACATTGAAACGTATGCCTCTATTCTAGCTGTTTTATTGGCCGAAAAAACTTACGTAATCCTCCATCCCAATTACCCGGACAGTCGGAACAGGACCATTGTGGAATCCACCGGGATGAAACAGGTATTATACGGTCACGAATCCGGTACGCGGCAAGGCCTCCCCAACGAGATCAAATGTATTTCAACATTAGAGCTACGGGATGAAAATACAGACCATCTAACAGGAGAGCAAACGCAAGATACAAACAAGAATGCCTACATCATTTTCACCTCCGGAAGTACCGGGATTCCCAAAGGAGTCCCGATCAGCCGGAAAAACTTGAACGCATTCTATGCTGCCTACCATCAACTGGGTTGGCAACTTGGGCCGACAGACCGGATGTTGCAAATGTTCGAACTGACATTCGACGTTTCAGTCGTGTCCACCCTCTACCCGTTAACCCTCGGAGCCAGCGTTTACACGGTGGGAACAAGCAAGTTGAAATACATGAGAGTATACGAATTGATGGAAGATGAGGAACTGACTTTCGTGGCCATGCCTCCCTCCCTATTACAATTCCTGTCCCCTTACTTTGACGAGATTCACGTTCCAACACTCAAATACCTTATCGTGACGGCAGAAGCAGCAAATGCCGATCTTCTCCAACGTTTCAGGGCCTGCGCCCCCAACGCAGAGTTCGTAAACCTGTACGGTCCCACGGAAGCCACAATTTATTGTACGGCTTACCGGATTCCTCCCGAAGGTTGCAAGCAACACAACGGGATGATCGCCATCGGCCACCCCTTCACCGGAATCGACACCCTGATTATGGACGAGAAGGAAATACCCATGCAGACCGGAGAACAAGGAGAATTATGGGTAAGCGGAGAACAAGTCATGCGAGGCTATTGGCAGGATGAGGATAAATCCCGACAGGCATTCGCCCGTTTCAACGGGAAAGTGTACTATAAAACAGGCGACCTCTGTTCTGTCGATCCGGACGGGGACATCATCTATCGCGGACGTAAGGACTACCAAGTTAAAGTGCAGGGTTTCCGGGTTGAACTCAGCGAGATCGAATACCGGACAAAGAAATTCTTCCCGAACGAGACCAATGCCGTCGTCGTTCCCAAGAAAGAGGATGACGGGGGATGTCAATTGCACTTGTTCGTCGGGACAACTCCCCACGAACGGGACGCTTTGCTCCATTACCTGAAGGAACACTTACCCGTCTATATGTTACCGACCGAAGTTCACTTTTTAGAAGAATTCCCGTTAAACACCAGTGGAAAAATTGACCGGAAAGCATTAACGACATTAATATAA
- a CDS encoding ferritin has translation MLSENLVKAFNAQINAEMWSSNLYLSMSVYFAQNGYDGMASWMRAQSKEELDHAYEMIDFVIKRNGNVEIGQINVVPTAWGSVLEVFEHVYQHECHVSKLIDDLLDVAIKENDKAAQNFINEFVDEQVEEESTAQTIVDRIKMMNGHNLIYLDDKLGERK, from the coding sequence ATGTTGAGCGAAAATTTAGTAAAGGCGTTTAATGCTCAGATTAATGCTGAGATGTGGTCATCCAATTTGTATTTGTCAATGTCCGTGTATTTTGCACAGAATGGTTACGACGGAATGGCATCATGGATGAGAGCGCAATCAAAAGAGGAATTGGATCATGCTTATGAAATGATTGACTTCGTGATCAAACGGAACGGAAATGTAGAAATCGGTCAGATCAACGTGGTACCGACAGCATGGGGTTCTGTTTTGGAAGTATTCGAGCATGTTTATCAACACGAGTGTCATGTTTCTAAATTGATTGATGATTTATTGGATGTAGCTATCAAGGAAAATGATAAAGCTGCCCAGAATTTTATCAATGAGTTTGTAGATGAGCAAGTGGAAGAAGAGTCTACTGCACAGACTATTGTTGATAGAATCAAGATGATGAACGGTCATAACTTGATTTATCTGGATGATAAATTAGGAGAACGGAAATAA
- the cbiB gene encoding adenosylcobinamide-phosphate synthase CbiB, protein MLSFSIVIVPLIIGYLLDLIFGDPRKLPHPIVAFGNIIGWCERHFNKGEHKKRNGCLVAIILPLSTLFLGGLLAWGSWMLHPFAYYCVASVFVFYGLANHSLIQEGGEVIRTLEEQGLDAGRKRLSWIVGRDTSQLSPKKIYTAVLETMAENLSDGVVAPLFFYALGGFPAMMAYKMVNTLDSMIGYKDARYKDFGCCSAHLDDVLNYIPARLTALLIALSGYRKGIFSFIRKYARQHASPNSGYPESAMAGILDCRFGGPNIYHGILVEKPYIGTNDRELSIRDYKRAARINQSVCLITVILICLAFTPLI, encoded by the coding sequence ATGCTCTCATTTTCAATCGTCATCGTTCCTCTCATCATCGGGTATCTTCTCGATCTCATTTTTGGAGATCCCCGGAAATTACCTCACCCGATCGTAGCCTTTGGAAACATCATCGGGTGGTGTGAACGTCACTTTAACAAAGGGGAACACAAGAAACGAAACGGGTGCCTGGTTGCCATTATCCTGCCACTTTCCACCCTTTTCTTAGGGGGACTTCTCGCCTGGGGAAGCTGGATGCTCCATCCCTTCGCGTATTACTGCGTCGCCTCCGTGTTCGTTTTCTACGGATTGGCGAACCACAGTCTTATACAAGAAGGTGGAGAGGTTATTCGAACTCTTGAAGAACAAGGATTGGACGCCGGACGAAAACGCCTGTCGTGGATTGTCGGTAGAGACACCAGTCAACTCTCCCCCAAAAAGATATATACCGCCGTATTGGAAACCATGGCAGAGAATTTGAGCGATGGAGTGGTCGCTCCCCTGTTTTTCTATGCACTGGGAGGATTTCCTGCCATGATGGCTTATAAAATGGTAAACACGCTCGATTCCATGATCGGGTACAAGGATGCACGTTACAAAGATTTCGGGTGCTGTTCAGCTCATCTGGATGATGTACTGAATTATATTCCAGCCCGGCTAACGGCACTTCTGATCGCCTTGTCCGGCTACCGGAAAGGAATCTTTTCCTTCATCCGAAAATACGCCCGCCAACATGCCAGCCCCAATTCCGGCTACCCGGAATCCGCTATGGCCGGAATACTCGATTGCCGCTTCGGGGGACCGAACATTTATCACGGAATACTCGTGGAAAAGCCTTACATCGGAACGAACGACAGGGAATTATCGATTAGGGATTACAAACGTGCCGCCCGCATCAATCAATCGGTATGCCTGATCACGGTAATCCTTATTTGCCTTGCTTTCACACCATTGATATAA
- a CDS encoding pyridoxal phosphate-dependent aminotransferase, whose product MLNGHGDDIYKSNTEIKANFSTNVWYDADTDILRSMLITQIDKIFHYPEPAAESFVREVARFHNLQPQNVIAGNGATELFYLIAHAFEGSKTILPIPSFSEYEDACTLYRHQQIFVPIKDFQAGPADLMFICNPNNPNGHVWKLEEIENILQQYPQMTLVVDESFIDFAPTAQPSEPLLASYPNLLVIHSMTKSYAIPGLRLGYMLGSEKLIDRIKRFTHPWNVNALAIEIGKFLLQNGKYLLPDTDRLLKRKENFVRAFDELPGYSPVPSETSFFLIHTIHKSHVLKQELLKQFGILIRDASNFRGLDEHYFRVNTLSDEKNQMLLRALRLLSINDL is encoded by the coding sequence ATGCTGAACGGACACGGAGATGACATATACAAATCAAACACGGAAATAAAAGCTAATTTCTCCACCAACGTATGGTATGACGCGGACACGGACATTCTCCGTTCCATGCTGATCACCCAAATCGACAAAATATTCCATTACCCGGAGCCTGCCGCCGAATCATTCGTGCGGGAAGTTGCCCGGTTCCACAACCTGCAACCGCAAAACGTGATTGCCGGAAACGGTGCCACTGAACTGTTTTACTTGATCGCACACGCTTTTGAAGGGAGTAAAACCATCCTTCCCATTCCCTCTTTTTCAGAGTACGAAGATGCTTGTACCCTTTACAGGCACCAACAGATATTCGTACCCATAAAAGACTTTCAGGCAGGCCCCGCAGACCTGATGTTCATTTGTAATCCCAACAATCCCAATGGACACGTGTGGAAACTGGAAGAGATCGAAAATATTTTACAGCAATACCCTCAAATGACGCTTGTCGTGGACGAATCGTTCATTGACTTTGCCCCCACGGCACAGCCATCCGAACCGTTATTAGCCAGTTACCCTAATCTACTGGTCATTCATTCCATGACGAAAAGTTATGCCATCCCCGGATTACGCTTAGGCTATATGTTGGGCAGCGAAAAACTGATAGACCGGATCAAACGCTTCACCCACCCGTGGAACGTGAATGCACTAGCCATCGAGATCGGGAAATTCCTACTGCAAAACGGGAAGTACCTCCTACCCGACACGGACAGGTTGCTCAAACGTAAGGAAAATTTTGTCCGCGCTTTCGATGAACTTCCCGGTTACTCTCCCGTCCCCTCGGAAACCTCGTTTTTCCTCATTCACACGATTCATAAATCCCACGTGTTAAAACAGGAACTATTGAAACAATTCGGGATTCTGATACGAGACGCCTCGAACTTCAGAGGTCTGGACGAACATTACTTCCGGGTAAACACGCTCTCGGATGAAAAAAACCAGATGCTACTCCGAGCGTTGAGGTTATTATCCATCAATGATTTATAA
- a CDS encoding cobyric acid synthase, producing the protein MPFLRSIMFVGTCSDAGKSIINTAFCRIFKQDGYHPAPFKAQNMSLNSYSTPDGLEIGRAQAVQAEACGIAPESDMNPVLLKPTNEQCSQVVLNGKPVGNMSAREYFMSNNKAELFNQAYAAYERLQARHSPIVLEGAGSISEINLRERDITNMRMALRTNAATYLVADIDRGGVFASVYGSIALLSEEEKKLIKGIIINKFRGDISLFDEGRKIIHNLTGIPVVGVIPYFKDIYIEEEDSVSLETKNTKAGSGKINVAIVLLKRLSNFTDFSVLERDERFHAYYTNNVEEIGKADIIILPGTKNTISDLRNIRANGIAEAVIRAHKEGKKVIGICGGYQMMGARIEDPDQIEGDMTAIPGLGILPLVTIMEPEKVTRQDQFTFRNHPETCKGYEIHMGRTTLLDGALESPLNRLHDGRTDGYILNERCWGSYLHGILDNDIVLNELAEGLTQATPTTFNYTDFKDQQYNKLADHVRAHVDLPYIYSTLKTK; encoded by the coding sequence ATGCCTTTTCTTCGTTCAATCATGTTTGTCGGGACCTGCTCGGATGCGGGTAAAAGCATCATCAACACGGCGTTTTGCCGAATTTTCAAACAAGATGGTTACCACCCGGCCCCCTTCAAGGCGCAAAATATGTCGCTAAATTCATATTCCACTCCCGACGGGCTGGAAATCGGACGGGCGCAAGCGGTACAGGCCGAGGCGTGTGGCATTGCCCCGGAAAGCGACATGAATCCTGTCCTGTTGAAACCCACGAATGAACAATGCTCGCAAGTCGTACTCAACGGAAAACCGGTCGGGAATATGTCTGCCAGAGAATACTTCATGTCCAACAACAAGGCCGAATTATTCAACCAAGCATACGCTGCCTATGAACGTCTGCAAGCCCGCCACTCTCCCATCGTGCTGGAAGGAGCCGGGAGCATCTCGGAAATCAACTTGCGGGAAAGAGACATTACGAACATGCGGATGGCATTGCGCACAAATGCCGCCACGTATCTGGTGGCGGACATCGACCGGGGGGGAGTGTTTGCCTCCGTCTACGGTTCCATCGCCTTGCTTTCAGAGGAAGAAAAAAAATTGATTAAAGGAATTATCATCAACAAATTCAGAGGAGATATATCCCTTTTCGACGAGGGAAGAAAGATCATACACAACCTCACGGGTATACCTGTTGTCGGCGTGATTCCCTATTTCAAGGACATTTATATTGAAGAAGAAGACTCCGTCTCACTGGAAACCAAAAACACCAAAGCCGGGAGCGGCAAGATTAACGTGGCCATCGTACTCCTGAAACGCCTTTCCAATTTCACGGACTTCAGCGTGCTGGAACGAGACGAACGATTCCATGCTTACTACACGAATAACGTGGAAGAAATTGGTAAAGCCGACATCATCATTCTACCGGGAACGAAAAACACAATCTCCGATCTGCGAAACATCCGGGCAAACGGTATCGCGGAGGCAGTCATCCGGGCTCACAAGGAAGGTAAAAAAGTGATCGGTATTTGCGGGGGGTACCAGATGATGGGCGCCCGGATCGAGGACCCGGATCAGATTGAGGGGGACATGACCGCCATTCCCGGCCTGGGCATCCTTCCTCTTGTCACGATCATGGAACCTGAAAAAGTCACCCGCCAAGACCAATTCACCTTCCGGAATCACCCGGAAACCTGCAAGGGGTACGAGATTCACATGGGCCGAACAACCTTGTTGGACGGGGCTTTGGAATCTCCCTTGAACCGTTTACACGACGGACGGACGGACGGCTATATCTTAAACGAAAGATGCTGGGGTAGTTACCTCCACGGAATTCTGGACAATGACATCGTCCTCAACGAACTGGCAGAAGGATTGACCCAAGCAACCCCCACTACTTTCAATTATACCGATTTCAAAGATCAACAATATAACAAACTGGCCGATCACGTACGCGCACACGTTGACCTGCCATACATTTATTCCACCCTTAAAACCAAGTAA
- a CDS encoding cob(I)yrinic acid a,c-diamide adenosyltransferase encodes MRIYTKGGDKGTTGIFGGSRVDKDDIRIETNGTLDELNATLGVIRALLDEKDERQEILAYIQRTLMIVMSQVATPSNIREQNQNILPEDIDRYCEQQIDRMNSEMQYPSTHFILPGGTLISAQCHVARTIARRAERRLCTLNKTDEVPPLILRFVNRLSDLLFTMARWEMDQQGAEEERWKAFLYKKRINE; translated from the coding sequence ATGAGAATATACACGAAAGGCGGGGACAAAGGAACAACAGGAATATTCGGCGGGAGCCGGGTGGATAAAGATGATATTCGTATTGAAACAAACGGGACCCTTGACGAGCTGAATGCCACACTAGGTGTCATTCGAGCCTTACTGGACGAGAAGGATGAACGGCAAGAAATTCTGGCATACATACAGCGAACGTTAATGATAGTCATGTCACAAGTGGCAACTCCCTCAAACATCCGGGAACAAAACCAGAACATCCTACCGGAAGATATAGATCGGTATTGCGAACAACAAATCGACCGCATGAACAGCGAGATGCAATACCCGTCCACACATTTTATCCTGCCGGGCGGAACGCTGATTTCAGCCCAATGCCACGTGGCCCGCACGATCGCCCGCCGGGCAGAAAGAAGATTGTGTACCCTAAACAAGACAGACGAGGTACCCCCGCTTATCCTGCGATTCGTGAATCGCCTCTCGGACCTACTGTTCACCATGGCCCGCTGGGAAATGGACCAGCAAGGTGCAGAAGAAGAGAGATGGAAAGCGTTCCTTTACAAAAAAAGAATCAATGAATAG
- a CDS encoding histidine phosphatase family protein: MMELILSRHGETLENQQHILQGQLPGTLSPLGIAQAERLAEMLQEETINNIVSSDLARSYNTAVAVARKHGLTPHQTPLLREMDWGIYTGKRLDDVDWTNLPPSVESLDALFQRAIDFIAYLKKNFSGQRVVAIGHGAFNRAIIAYLNGKKAIDMIDLPIMENTSCLRFTLVDDNQTV; this comes from the coding sequence ATGATGGAACTCATATTATCCCGACACGGGGAAACATTAGAAAATCAACAACATATACTCCAGGGCCAACTTCCCGGGACCTTATCTCCATTGGGGATAGCCCAAGCCGAGAGACTGGCGGAGATGCTCCAAGAGGAAACGATTAACAACATTGTTTCCAGTGATCTGGCCCGAAGTTATAACACGGCGGTCGCCGTCGCCCGGAAACACGGGCTGACTCCTCACCAAACTCCCCTCCTGCGGGAAATGGACTGGGGCATATACACGGGTAAGCGCTTGGATGACGTGGACTGGACCAACCTGCCTCCCAGCGTGGAATCCCTAGATGCTCTCTTCCAAAGAGCTATTGATTTCATTGCCTATTTAAAAAAGAATTTCTCCGGCCAACGGGTAGTGGCCATTGGACACGGAGCATTCAACCGGGCAATTATCGCATACCTCAACGGGAAAAAGGCTATTGATATGATCGACCTTCCTATCATGGAAAACACAAGTTGCCTACGTTTTACGTTAGTGGACGACAACCAAACAGTATAA
- a CDS encoding DUF2809 domain-containing protein: MIGMKNKRLKYLLLTLFVVILGLLSRKMSACTLDFVKLYLGDVLWAMMVYFGCRFLFVNAKKRVACVLALAFSYLIEISQLYHAPWIDAIRETTLGGLVLGFGFLWSDILCYTVGVLLGIIVDGLLGWSRK; the protein is encoded by the coding sequence ATGATAGGGATGAAGAATAAACGGTTGAAATATTTGTTGTTAACCCTTTTCGTGGTTATACTGGGATTACTTTCCCGGAAAATGAGTGCTTGCACGCTTGATTTTGTAAAATTATACCTAGGGGATGTCTTGTGGGCCATGATGGTGTATTTCGGATGTCGTTTCTTGTTCGTGAATGCTAAGAAAAGGGTGGCTTGCGTGTTGGCATTGGCCTTTTCCTACTTGATCGAGATCAGCCAATTGTATCATGCTCCTTGGATTGACGCCATCCGGGAGACCACGTTAGGAGGTTTGGTCTTGGGATTCGGTTTTTTGTGGAGTGATATTCTGTGTTATACCGTGGGTGTTTTGCTGGGAATCATCGTGGATGGCTTGCTGGGATGGAGCCGGAAATAA
- a CDS encoding bifunctional adenosylcobinamide kinase/adenosylcobinamide-phosphate guanylyltransferase, giving the protein MKRKIILVTGGQRSGKSRYAQELALKLAENPVYLATSRVWDDEFRERVRRHQQDRGPQWTNLEEEKAISRCDVSGRVVVIDCVTLWSTNFFFDNDSDVDKSLREIKEEFDRFTGQEATFIFVTNEIGMGGVSVDPVQRRFTDLQGWVNQYIGDRADEVVLMVSGIAMRVK; this is encoded by the coding sequence ATGAAAAGAAAAATAATTTTAGTTACGGGAGGACAAAGATCCGGGAAAAGTCGTTATGCCCAAGAGCTTGCGCTAAAGTTGGCAGAGAATCCCGTTTATCTGGCTACTTCGAGGGTGTGGGATGATGAATTCCGGGAACGGGTGAGACGTCATCAACAGGACCGGGGACCGCAATGGACCAATTTGGAAGAAGAAAAAGCGATTAGTCGATGTGACGTGTCGGGGCGGGTCGTGGTCATTGATTGCGTGACCTTGTGGAGTACCAATTTCTTTTTTGACAATGATTCCGACGTGGATAAATCTTTGCGGGAGATAAAAGAAGAGTTCGACCGGTTCACCGGGCAGGAGGCAACCTTTATTTTCGTCACGAACGAGATCGGTATGGGAGGAGTTTCTGTTGACCCTGTTCAGCGGCGGTTCACGGATTTGCAAGGATGGGTGAATCAATATATAGGAGATCGGGCGGACGAAGTTGTCCTGATGGTTTCCGGTATTGCCATGCGAGTAAAATAA